From a region of the Calonectris borealis chromosome 2, bCalBor7.hap1.2, whole genome shotgun sequence genome:
- the MTFR1 gene encoding mitochondrial fission regulator 1 isoform X5 — MICWLKRLIRMAFEQVGLNMESVLWSSKPYGSSRSIVRKIGTNLSLIQCPRVQFQLTSHATEGNHPNQLREDAVASFADVGWVAQEEGEVSTRLRSEVWSKTAQPLSGELHHSGKSLCRQMSLQNPLEEEPVSRSIVTANEEALQKISALENELATLRAQIAKIVILQEQQNLSAVGSSPVASAAVPIAPPPPPPPPPPPLPPPGLQQSMSAIELIKERKNKKTNSGQNLTENGPKKSEIPNMLEILKDMNSVKLRSVKRSSEGTKSKVADPTDPAALIAEALKKKFAYRYRNDSQSETEKVIPKTETKTEVVLFGPHMLKSTGKMKALIEKS; from the exons ATGATTTGCTGGCTTAAGCGCTTAATTAGGATGGCTTTTGAACAAGTTGGATTAAACATGGAATCA GTGCTTTGGTCAAGCAAGCCTTATGGTTCCTCTCGAAGTATTGTAAGAAAAATTGGTACTAACCTCTCTCTTATACAGTGTCCAAGAGTTCAGTTTCAG CTTACTTCTCATGCCACAGAAGGAAACCATCCTAATCAACTTAGAGAAGATGCAGTGGCCTCCTTTGCGGATGTGGGATGGGTTGCTCAGGAAGAAGGTGAAGTCTCCACAAGGCTCAG GTCAGAAGTTTGGTCAAAAACAGCCCAGCCTCTTTCAGGTGAACTACATCATTCTGGAAAGTCCCTATGCAGACAGATGTCCTTACAAAACCCATTGGAAGAAGAACCGGTGTCCAGGAGCATAGTGACTGCAAATGAAGAAGCTCTGCAGAAGATTAGTGCTCTAGAAAATGAACTAGCCACTCTAAGAGCACAAATAGCCAAAATTGTAATCTTGCAAGAACAACAGAACCTGTCAGCAG TTGGATCAAGTCCAGTTGCTTCAGCTGCTGTCCCTATCGcacctccaccaccgccacctcctcctccgccaCCACTCCCTCCCCCAGGTCTACAACAGAGTATGTCTGCAATTGAGCtcattaaagaaaggaaaaacaaaaaaacgaACTCTGGACAGAATCTGACAGAAAATGGGCCAAAGAAGTCTGAAATACCAAACATGCTAGAAATCCTCAAAGACATGAACAGCGTGAAACTACGCTCAGTGAAAAG atCATCAGAAGGTACAAAATCTAAAGTGGCTGACCCTACAGATCCTGCAGCATTAATAGCAGAAGCGCTCAAAAAGAAATTTGCATATCGATACCGAAATGATAGCcaaagtgaaacagaaaaagtGATTCCAAAGACTGAAACAAAGACTGAGGTAGTACTG TTTGGACCACACATGCTGAAGTCTACAGGAAAAATGAAGGCTTTAATTGAAAAATCTTAA
- the MTFR1 gene encoding mitochondrial fission regulator 1 isoform X2: MKREVLWNLRSPVGLEGLNPSLERLFPFQMICWLKRLIRMAFEQVGLNMESVLWSSKPYGSSRSIVRKIGTNLSLIQCPRVQFQLTSHATEGNHPNQLREDAVASFADVGWVAQEEGEVSTRLRSEVWSKTAQPLSGELHHSGKSLCRQMSLQNPLEEEPVSRSIVTANEEALQKISALENELATLRAQIAKIVILQEQQNLSAVGSSPVASAAVPIAPPPPPPPPPPPLPPPGLQQSMSAIELIKERKNKKTNSGQNLTENGPKKSEIPNMLEILKDMNSVKLRSVKRSSEGTKSKVADPTDPAALIAEALKKKFAYRYRNDSQSETEKVIPKTETKTEVVLFGPHMLKSTGKMKALIEKS, translated from the exons ATGAAGAGAG AAGTACTATGGAACCTCCGCAGTCCTGTAGGTTTGGAAGGCTTAAATCCAAGTTTGGAAAGGCTTTTTCCATTCCAAATGATTTGCTGGCTTAAGCGCTTAATTAGGATGGCTTTTGAACAAGTTGGATTAAACATGGAATCA GTGCTTTGGTCAAGCAAGCCTTATGGTTCCTCTCGAAGTATTGTAAGAAAAATTGGTACTAACCTCTCTCTTATACAGTGTCCAAGAGTTCAGTTTCAG CTTACTTCTCATGCCACAGAAGGAAACCATCCTAATCAACTTAGAGAAGATGCAGTGGCCTCCTTTGCGGATGTGGGATGGGTTGCTCAGGAAGAAGGTGAAGTCTCCACAAGGCTCAG GTCAGAAGTTTGGTCAAAAACAGCCCAGCCTCTTTCAGGTGAACTACATCATTCTGGAAAGTCCCTATGCAGACAGATGTCCTTACAAAACCCATTGGAAGAAGAACCGGTGTCCAGGAGCATAGTGACTGCAAATGAAGAAGCTCTGCAGAAGATTAGTGCTCTAGAAAATGAACTAGCCACTCTAAGAGCACAAATAGCCAAAATTGTAATCTTGCAAGAACAACAGAACCTGTCAGCAG TTGGATCAAGTCCAGTTGCTTCAGCTGCTGTCCCTATCGcacctccaccaccgccacctcctcctccgccaCCACTCCCTCCCCCAGGTCTACAACAGAGTATGTCTGCAATTGAGCtcattaaagaaaggaaaaacaaaaaaacgaACTCTGGACAGAATCTGACAGAAAATGGGCCAAAGAAGTCTGAAATACCAAACATGCTAGAAATCCTCAAAGACATGAACAGCGTGAAACTACGCTCAGTGAAAAG atCATCAGAAGGTACAAAATCTAAAGTGGCTGACCCTACAGATCCTGCAGCATTAATAGCAGAAGCGCTCAAAAAGAAATTTGCATATCGATACCGAAATGATAGCcaaagtgaaacagaaaaagtGATTCCAAAGACTGAAACAAAGACTGAGGTAGTACTG TTTGGACCACACATGCTGAAGTCTACAGGAAAAATGAAGGCTTTAATTGAAAAATCTTAA
- the MTFR1 gene encoding mitochondrial fission regulator 1 isoform X8 — translation MICWLKRLIRMAFEQVGLNMESLTSHATEGNHPNQLREDAVASFADVGWVAQEEGEVSTRLRSEVWSKTAQPLSGELHHSGKSLCRQMSLQNPLEEEPVSRSIVTANEEALQKISALENELATLRAQIAKIVILQEQQNLSAVGSSPVASAAVPIAPPPPPPPPPPPLPPPGLQQSMSAIELIKERKNKKTNSGQNLTENGPKKSEIPNMLEILKDMNSVKLRSVKRSSEGTKSKVADPTDPAALIAEALKKKFAYRYRNDSQSETEKVIPKTETKTEVVLFGPHMLKSTGKMKALIEKS, via the exons ATGATTTGCTGGCTTAAGCGCTTAATTAGGATGGCTTTTGAACAAGTTGGATTAAACATGGAATCA CTTACTTCTCATGCCACAGAAGGAAACCATCCTAATCAACTTAGAGAAGATGCAGTGGCCTCCTTTGCGGATGTGGGATGGGTTGCTCAGGAAGAAGGTGAAGTCTCCACAAGGCTCAG GTCAGAAGTTTGGTCAAAAACAGCCCAGCCTCTTTCAGGTGAACTACATCATTCTGGAAAGTCCCTATGCAGACAGATGTCCTTACAAAACCCATTGGAAGAAGAACCGGTGTCCAGGAGCATAGTGACTGCAAATGAAGAAGCTCTGCAGAAGATTAGTGCTCTAGAAAATGAACTAGCCACTCTAAGAGCACAAATAGCCAAAATTGTAATCTTGCAAGAACAACAGAACCTGTCAGCAG TTGGATCAAGTCCAGTTGCTTCAGCTGCTGTCCCTATCGcacctccaccaccgccacctcctcctccgccaCCACTCCCTCCCCCAGGTCTACAACAGAGTATGTCTGCAATTGAGCtcattaaagaaaggaaaaacaaaaaaacgaACTCTGGACAGAATCTGACAGAAAATGGGCCAAAGAAGTCTGAAATACCAAACATGCTAGAAATCCTCAAAGACATGAACAGCGTGAAACTACGCTCAGTGAAAAG atCATCAGAAGGTACAAAATCTAAAGTGGCTGACCCTACAGATCCTGCAGCATTAATAGCAGAAGCGCTCAAAAAGAAATTTGCATATCGATACCGAAATGATAGCcaaagtgaaacagaaaaagtGATTCCAAAGACTGAAACAAAGACTGAGGTAGTACTG TTTGGACCACACATGCTGAAGTCTACAGGAAAAATGAAGGCTTTAATTGAAAAATCTTAA
- the MTFR1 gene encoding mitochondrial fission regulator 1 isoform X1, translating into MKREVLWNLRSPVGLEGLNPSLERLFPFQMICWLKRLIRMAFEQVGLNMESVLWSSKPYGSSRSIVRKIGTNLSLIQCPRVQFQLTSHATEGNHPNQLREDAVASFADVGWVAQEEGEVSTRLRSEVWSKTAQPLSGELHHSGKSLCRQMSLQNPLEEEPVSRSIVTANEEALQKISALENELATLRAQIAKIVILQEQQNLSAVGSSPVASAAVPIAPPPPPPPPPPPLPPPGLQQSMSAIELIKERKNKKTNSGQNLTENGPKKSEIPNMLEILKDMNSVKLRSVKRSSEGTKSKVADPTDPAALIAEALKKKFAYRYRNDSQSETEKVIPKTETKTEVVLVIVLLTTWMDNSSARFLLKAI; encoded by the exons ATGAAGAGAG AAGTACTATGGAACCTCCGCAGTCCTGTAGGTTTGGAAGGCTTAAATCCAAGTTTGGAAAGGCTTTTTCCATTCCAAATGATTTGCTGGCTTAAGCGCTTAATTAGGATGGCTTTTGAACAAGTTGGATTAAACATGGAATCA GTGCTTTGGTCAAGCAAGCCTTATGGTTCCTCTCGAAGTATTGTAAGAAAAATTGGTACTAACCTCTCTCTTATACAGTGTCCAAGAGTTCAGTTTCAG CTTACTTCTCATGCCACAGAAGGAAACCATCCTAATCAACTTAGAGAAGATGCAGTGGCCTCCTTTGCGGATGTGGGATGGGTTGCTCAGGAAGAAGGTGAAGTCTCCACAAGGCTCAG GTCAGAAGTTTGGTCAAAAACAGCCCAGCCTCTTTCAGGTGAACTACATCATTCTGGAAAGTCCCTATGCAGACAGATGTCCTTACAAAACCCATTGGAAGAAGAACCGGTGTCCAGGAGCATAGTGACTGCAAATGAAGAAGCTCTGCAGAAGATTAGTGCTCTAGAAAATGAACTAGCCACTCTAAGAGCACAAATAGCCAAAATTGTAATCTTGCAAGAACAACAGAACCTGTCAGCAG TTGGATCAAGTCCAGTTGCTTCAGCTGCTGTCCCTATCGcacctccaccaccgccacctcctcctccgccaCCACTCCCTCCCCCAGGTCTACAACAGAGTATGTCTGCAATTGAGCtcattaaagaaaggaaaaacaaaaaaacgaACTCTGGACAGAATCTGACAGAAAATGGGCCAAAGAAGTCTGAAATACCAAACATGCTAGAAATCCTCAAAGACATGAACAGCGTGAAACTACGCTCAGTGAAAAG atCATCAGAAGGTACAAAATCTAAAGTGGCTGACCCTACAGATCCTGCAGCATTAATAGCAGAAGCGCTCAAAAAGAAATTTGCATATCGATACCGAAATGATAGCcaaagtgaaacagaaaaagtGATTCCAAAGACTGAAACAAAGACTGAGGTAGTACTG GTTATAGTTTTACTTACAACTTGGATGGATAATAGTTCAGCGAGGTTTCTGTTGAAAGCAATCTGA
- the MTFR1 gene encoding mitochondrial fission regulator 1 isoform X6, producing the protein MICWLKRLIRMAFEQVGLNMESLTSHATEGNHPNQLREDAVASFADVGWVAQEEGEVSTRLRSEVWSKTAQPLSGELHHSGKSLCRQMSLQNPLEEEPVSRSIVTANEEALQKISALENELATLRAQIAKIVILQEQQNLSAVGSSPVASAAVPIAPPPPPPPPPPPLPPPGLQQSMSAIELIKERKNKKTNSGQNLTENGPKKSEIPNMLEILKDMNSVKLRSVKRSSEGTKSKVADPTDPAALIAEALKKKFAYRYRNDSQSETEKVIPKTETKTEVVLVIVLLTTWMDNSSARFLLKAI; encoded by the exons ATGATTTGCTGGCTTAAGCGCTTAATTAGGATGGCTTTTGAACAAGTTGGATTAAACATGGAATCA CTTACTTCTCATGCCACAGAAGGAAACCATCCTAATCAACTTAGAGAAGATGCAGTGGCCTCCTTTGCGGATGTGGGATGGGTTGCTCAGGAAGAAGGTGAAGTCTCCACAAGGCTCAG GTCAGAAGTTTGGTCAAAAACAGCCCAGCCTCTTTCAGGTGAACTACATCATTCTGGAAAGTCCCTATGCAGACAGATGTCCTTACAAAACCCATTGGAAGAAGAACCGGTGTCCAGGAGCATAGTGACTGCAAATGAAGAAGCTCTGCAGAAGATTAGTGCTCTAGAAAATGAACTAGCCACTCTAAGAGCACAAATAGCCAAAATTGTAATCTTGCAAGAACAACAGAACCTGTCAGCAG TTGGATCAAGTCCAGTTGCTTCAGCTGCTGTCCCTATCGcacctccaccaccgccacctcctcctccgccaCCACTCCCTCCCCCAGGTCTACAACAGAGTATGTCTGCAATTGAGCtcattaaagaaaggaaaaacaaaaaaacgaACTCTGGACAGAATCTGACAGAAAATGGGCCAAAGAAGTCTGAAATACCAAACATGCTAGAAATCCTCAAAGACATGAACAGCGTGAAACTACGCTCAGTGAAAAG atCATCAGAAGGTACAAAATCTAAAGTGGCTGACCCTACAGATCCTGCAGCATTAATAGCAGAAGCGCTCAAAAAGAAATTTGCATATCGATACCGAAATGATAGCcaaagtgaaacagaaaaagtGATTCCAAAGACTGAAACAAAGACTGAGGTAGTACTG GTTATAGTTTTACTTACAACTTGGATGGATAATAGTTCAGCGAGGTTTCTGTTGAAAGCAATCTGA
- the MTFR1 gene encoding mitochondrial fission regulator 1 isoform X4 — translation MICWLKRLIRMAFEQVGLNMESVLWSSKPYGSSRSIVRKIGTNLSLIQCPRVQFQLTSHATEGNHPNQLREDAVASFADVGWVAQEEGEVSTRLRSEVWSKTAQPLSGELHHSGKSLCRQMSLQNPLEEEPVSRSIVTANEEALQKISALENELATLRAQIAKIVILQEQQNLSAVGSSPVASAAVPIAPPPPPPPPPPPLPPPGLQQSMSAIELIKERKNKKTNSGQNLTENGPKKSEIPNMLEILKDMNSVKLRSVKRSSEGTKSKVADPTDPAALIAEALKKKFAYRYRNDSQSETEKVIPKTETKTEVVLVIVLLTTWMDNSSARFLLKAI, via the exons ATGATTTGCTGGCTTAAGCGCTTAATTAGGATGGCTTTTGAACAAGTTGGATTAAACATGGAATCA GTGCTTTGGTCAAGCAAGCCTTATGGTTCCTCTCGAAGTATTGTAAGAAAAATTGGTACTAACCTCTCTCTTATACAGTGTCCAAGAGTTCAGTTTCAG CTTACTTCTCATGCCACAGAAGGAAACCATCCTAATCAACTTAGAGAAGATGCAGTGGCCTCCTTTGCGGATGTGGGATGGGTTGCTCAGGAAGAAGGTGAAGTCTCCACAAGGCTCAG GTCAGAAGTTTGGTCAAAAACAGCCCAGCCTCTTTCAGGTGAACTACATCATTCTGGAAAGTCCCTATGCAGACAGATGTCCTTACAAAACCCATTGGAAGAAGAACCGGTGTCCAGGAGCATAGTGACTGCAAATGAAGAAGCTCTGCAGAAGATTAGTGCTCTAGAAAATGAACTAGCCACTCTAAGAGCACAAATAGCCAAAATTGTAATCTTGCAAGAACAACAGAACCTGTCAGCAG TTGGATCAAGTCCAGTTGCTTCAGCTGCTGTCCCTATCGcacctccaccaccgccacctcctcctccgccaCCACTCCCTCCCCCAGGTCTACAACAGAGTATGTCTGCAATTGAGCtcattaaagaaaggaaaaacaaaaaaacgaACTCTGGACAGAATCTGACAGAAAATGGGCCAAAGAAGTCTGAAATACCAAACATGCTAGAAATCCTCAAAGACATGAACAGCGTGAAACTACGCTCAGTGAAAAG atCATCAGAAGGTACAAAATCTAAAGTGGCTGACCCTACAGATCCTGCAGCATTAATAGCAGAAGCGCTCAAAAAGAAATTTGCATATCGATACCGAAATGATAGCcaaagtgaaacagaaaaagtGATTCCAAAGACTGAAACAAAGACTGAGGTAGTACTG GTTATAGTTTTACTTACAACTTGGATGGATAATAGTTCAGCGAGGTTTCTGTTGAAAGCAATCTGA
- the MTFR1 gene encoding mitochondrial fission regulator 1 isoform X7 encodes MICWLKRLIRMAFEQVGLNMESVLWSSKPYGSSRSIVRKIGTNLSLIQCPRVQFQLTSHATEGNHPNQLREDAVASFADVGWVAQEEGEVSTRLRSEVWSKTAQPLSGELHHSGKSLCRQMSLQNPLEEEPVSRSIVTANEEALQKISALENELATLRAQIAKIVILQEQQNLSAVGSSPVASAAVPIAPPPPPPPPPPPLPPPGLQQSMSAIELIKERKNKKTNSGQNLTENGPKKSEIPNMLEILKDMNSVKLRSVKRSSEGTKSKVADPTDPAALIAEALKKKFAYRYRNDSQSETEKVIPKTETKTEVVLSELSLVRAAPADG; translated from the exons ATGATTTGCTGGCTTAAGCGCTTAATTAGGATGGCTTTTGAACAAGTTGGATTAAACATGGAATCA GTGCTTTGGTCAAGCAAGCCTTATGGTTCCTCTCGAAGTATTGTAAGAAAAATTGGTACTAACCTCTCTCTTATACAGTGTCCAAGAGTTCAGTTTCAG CTTACTTCTCATGCCACAGAAGGAAACCATCCTAATCAACTTAGAGAAGATGCAGTGGCCTCCTTTGCGGATGTGGGATGGGTTGCTCAGGAAGAAGGTGAAGTCTCCACAAGGCTCAG GTCAGAAGTTTGGTCAAAAACAGCCCAGCCTCTTTCAGGTGAACTACATCATTCTGGAAAGTCCCTATGCAGACAGATGTCCTTACAAAACCCATTGGAAGAAGAACCGGTGTCCAGGAGCATAGTGACTGCAAATGAAGAAGCTCTGCAGAAGATTAGTGCTCTAGAAAATGAACTAGCCACTCTAAGAGCACAAATAGCCAAAATTGTAATCTTGCAAGAACAACAGAACCTGTCAGCAG TTGGATCAAGTCCAGTTGCTTCAGCTGCTGTCCCTATCGcacctccaccaccgccacctcctcctccgccaCCACTCCCTCCCCCAGGTCTACAACAGAGTATGTCTGCAATTGAGCtcattaaagaaaggaaaaacaaaaaaacgaACTCTGGACAGAATCTGACAGAAAATGGGCCAAAGAAGTCTGAAATACCAAACATGCTAGAAATCCTCAAAGACATGAACAGCGTGAAACTACGCTCAGTGAAAAG atCATCAGAAGGTACAAAATCTAAAGTGGCTGACCCTACAGATCCTGCAGCATTAATAGCAGAAGCGCTCAAAAAGAAATTTGCATATCGATACCGAAATGATAGCcaaagtgaaacagaaaaagtGATTCCAAAGACTGAAACAAAGACTGAGGTAGTACTG AGTGAACTATCTCTAGTCAGAGCGGCTCCAGCAGATGGTTAG
- the MTFR1 gene encoding mitochondrial fission regulator 1 isoform X3, with product MKREVLWNLRSPVGLEGLNPSLERLFPFQMICWLKRLIRMAFEQVGLNMESVLWSSKPYGSSRSIVRKIGTNLSLIQCPRVQFQLTSHATEGNHPNQLREDAVASFADVGWVAQEEGEVSTRLRSEVWSKTAQPLSGELHHSGKSLCRQMSLQNPLEEEPVSRSIVTANEEALQKISALENELATLRAQIAKIVILQEQQNLSAVGSSPVASAAVPIAPPPPPPPPPPPLPPPGLQQSMSAIELIKERKNKKTNSGQNLTENGPKKSEIPNMLEILKDMNSVKLRSVKRSSEGTKSKVADPTDPAALIAEALKKKFAYRYRNDSQSETEKVIPKTETKTEVVLSELSLVRAAPADG from the exons ATGAAGAGAG AAGTACTATGGAACCTCCGCAGTCCTGTAGGTTTGGAAGGCTTAAATCCAAGTTTGGAAAGGCTTTTTCCATTCCAAATGATTTGCTGGCTTAAGCGCTTAATTAGGATGGCTTTTGAACAAGTTGGATTAAACATGGAATCA GTGCTTTGGTCAAGCAAGCCTTATGGTTCCTCTCGAAGTATTGTAAGAAAAATTGGTACTAACCTCTCTCTTATACAGTGTCCAAGAGTTCAGTTTCAG CTTACTTCTCATGCCACAGAAGGAAACCATCCTAATCAACTTAGAGAAGATGCAGTGGCCTCCTTTGCGGATGTGGGATGGGTTGCTCAGGAAGAAGGTGAAGTCTCCACAAGGCTCAG GTCAGAAGTTTGGTCAAAAACAGCCCAGCCTCTTTCAGGTGAACTACATCATTCTGGAAAGTCCCTATGCAGACAGATGTCCTTACAAAACCCATTGGAAGAAGAACCGGTGTCCAGGAGCATAGTGACTGCAAATGAAGAAGCTCTGCAGAAGATTAGTGCTCTAGAAAATGAACTAGCCACTCTAAGAGCACAAATAGCCAAAATTGTAATCTTGCAAGAACAACAGAACCTGTCAGCAG TTGGATCAAGTCCAGTTGCTTCAGCTGCTGTCCCTATCGcacctccaccaccgccacctcctcctccgccaCCACTCCCTCCCCCAGGTCTACAACAGAGTATGTCTGCAATTGAGCtcattaaagaaaggaaaaacaaaaaaacgaACTCTGGACAGAATCTGACAGAAAATGGGCCAAAGAAGTCTGAAATACCAAACATGCTAGAAATCCTCAAAGACATGAACAGCGTGAAACTACGCTCAGTGAAAAG atCATCAGAAGGTACAAAATCTAAAGTGGCTGACCCTACAGATCCTGCAGCATTAATAGCAGAAGCGCTCAAAAAGAAATTTGCATATCGATACCGAAATGATAGCcaaagtgaaacagaaaaagtGATTCCAAAGACTGAAACAAAGACTGAGGTAGTACTG AGTGAACTATCTCTAGTCAGAGCGGCTCCAGCAGATGGTTAG